cacaTGTAATTTGTTGAAACCGATGTTTCACAGTAAAATCACAGGGCATTCCATAGAGTTTATGACTTTATTGTGGACCTAGGATTCATTTAGTGTTTCATTTACCATGGAGTTGGAGTAGGTTTTCTTTTTCCTCACCGGTAACAAAGAGTGATTTGTTTACCTTTTCACAAGGTGATGGTGGACCCTGATGCACCAAGCCCAAGCAATCCAACCAAAAGAGAGCACCTGCATTGGTAAGCCCAAAATATTTACTTATCACTGCTGATGGCAATACATAAATTTCCTTCTACTTAAAAGGATCAACTGCTCATGAATAAAGGATAAAGGAACATTTAGATCGACTAACGATCCTTCAATGTCTTTCAGGTTAGTGACGGACATCCCTGAAACAACTAATTCTGGTTTTGGTGAGTGATTGGAGTACCATTATTTTTCTGCAGAAAAATTTATTCCAATAGCATGTACAAATCACTACTCCTGGCATATACAAATGCTTGTGGTTCTCAAATTGTATCAAATAGAAGTTATTAGTAACTACATGGACTGATGGTTGGGATGATGTTGCCATACTTCAAATCAATAATTAATGTATCCTAGAATAACGCCTCCATCCATATGCATACATTAAAACACACAACCACActgggcacaaaaaaaaaaaaaaaaaaaaaaaagaaagaaaaaagaagaagaagaaaaggtttTCTGCTTTGAGAGTTAATAATTAGCCAAGCCCATTATGTGATGGAAATAACACAAACATTCTTGTATGAGCATACAAGAATGTTTTTGAAAGCAAATTATAAAGTTTTAGAGTCATCAGACAATTCTGAACCAAAGGTAAGTATTATATACATGTTCATGTGTCCTCCGTTCAGCCTTGATTATATGGAAAAATCGGTCCTAGATAGAGAACCAGAAAACCAACCTTATGGTGCTGTTCTGAGgaaacagttgcccccctctcaCCTTCTCTAATCTCTCCAttgttctctttttcttctttctttttcttctctgtaATCCTTTTTCCATTATTAACTTGTGCGGCACTGCCCTCCCCTTACCTCAATTATATGCTTGTTAATGAAAGATAATTTGTGGTGTACAACCAGCCACGAGCATAATAAGATGAGCATAGCCAGTGAAAAGGGTTTTAAAGTAGGCACATGTACAAGCACTAGGATGATTCATGGGAGTCTTGAGTAGAAACCTAATATTTcatgatttgaaaataaaatgaataaaaGATCTTGCAGAAGACCTATACAAACCAAAATTGATTTGCATGAGGCACGTTCTTTAGATTTATGGACAGTTGTGATATGCATAATGATTTTTGATATGTAACATGCTTCTAGTATGTACCACTTTTATTTACTACTAAGCAAACTGTTGAGAGAAATCTGGCTACAGAAATAGAaaattttctccttttttcttaggaaatagaaaaaaagaagaaactttcTCATAAACTTGCCAGGTCGCCCCAAGTGTGTGATGAAGGTTAGTTCAAGCAGCCCCAGCTCTCTGTGTGTGCACGTGCGTGCACATGTGTGTGCATGGGTGTGCGCGTGCGTGTGTGTACATGCGCATGCATGCGTGCAACCCCGCACATGGCTATATGAAATCCCTTGATAACTTTCTGACCCCATGCATTAGATCAGAGGCAGGAATCTTAGTGAAGTTAAAATATATCCACATGGTTGCCCATAGCCTTAAATTAACTAGGTTGCTATCTGGCTAATTCCCCGTAACAGTGGAGGCCTGACTGGTGCTTTATTTTGTTTGTTGGGTCCCACATGAAATTTATGCAGATATGTCTTATAATATATTCCTGTCTTTTCCTGGGATTCTTCCAGGGACATATATTATAGTGTGGGTCTTACAGTCATAAATTTAAACTGTATTCTTTTCCTCATGTAGGCCACAGCCAAAAGCTTATTGAACTTATTGAACCTATAAGAATTACTGTTATGTTCTTTTCTATATTCTGCATCCACGCATCAGATGCACCAGatatattttccttttttttctttgatctaaCTTTTCCAAACCTAGTCACAGGGCTCATTAGAATAGATTCTTTTCTTTCTAGAACAATAAAAAGCCCCTTAAACTATGAGACTTTGTTTTGATTGTGCTGTTCTAGGAAATGAAATTGTTGGCTATGAGAGTCCACGACCAACAGCTGGCATTCATCGTTTTGTGTTCGTGTTGTTCCGACAAGAGGTCCGACAGACTATTGATAAACCTGGATGGCGACAAAACTTCAACACCAGGGACTTTGCAGCACTTTATAACCTTGGACCACCGGTTGCTGCAATGTACTTCAATTGCCAAAGGGAGAATGGTTGTGGTGGAAGAAGGTATATCAGATTAACAGGGTCAAAataatc
Above is a genomic segment from Elaeis guineensis isolate ETL-2024a chromosome 1, EG11, whole genome shotgun sequence containing:
- the LOC105038642 gene encoding protein VERNALIZATION 3-like, translated to MSRDPLVVGRVVGDVLDPFIRSAFLRVIYNNREVTNGSELKPSAVVHQPRVEIPGRDMRTLYTLVMVDPDAPSPSNPTKREHLHWLVTDIPETTNSGFGNEIVGYESPRPTAGIHRFVFVLFRQEVRQTIDKPGWRQNFNTRDFAALYNLGPPVAAMYFNCQRENGCGGRRYHAVSGWT